The Cryptosporangium minutisporangium genomic sequence CCTGACGATAGAGAAGTAAGGTACCTACAAATATGGTGCCTCGCCGCAGAGCCGTGGTCAAGCCTCTGCGCCGAGAGTTCGTGTGGAGGCGGCAATGGCAGCCGTGAACGGCGAGCAGCCCCAGCGTCCGGATCAACCAGCGCGTTCCGAGCCGAGCCCGTATCACGACCAGCCGCAGTACCAGGTGATCGCGAACGATCTGCGGGCTCGGATCCAACGGCGCGAGTTGCCTCCCGGTGCTCAGGTGCCGACCGAGAAGGACCTCGCCGCGACGTACGGGTGCTCACGCAACACCGTGCGGATGGCGTTGTCGGCACTGGCGAACGAGGGGCTGATCTCCGCCGGCCGCGCCCGGGCCGGTCGTACCGTCCGCAGGCGTGAGCAGTTCGTCCTCACCCACCGGGTCGAGGAAGAGCTCGGCGCCACCCGGCTACGCGGCCCGGACAGCTTCGCCGACCAGGCACACCGTCTGGGCCGGGCGCCGACCCAGGACATCGAAGTCTCGATCGTGGCGGCCGGCCCGGAGTACGCCACTCGGCTGGAGATACCCGCCGACGAGCGACTCGTCGTCCGCAGGCGGGTGCGGTACCTCGACGGCACGCCCTCGCACCTCTCGGAGTCGTACTACCCGCTGATGCTGGTCAAGGACACCCAGGTCCTCGACCCGACCGAGATCGTGCCGAGCGTCGTCCCGCTGCTGGCCGCGCTGGGGCACCGGCAGGTCCGCTACACCGACGAGATCCTCAGCCGGATGCCGGATCCGGCGGAGGTGCGGCTGCTGGAGATCGGTGTCGGGGTCCCGGTGATCGAGCACCTGCGAACCGGCTGGAGCGCGGAGCGTCCGGTGCGGCTCACCCGAACCGTGCTGCCGAGCGATCGCCACCAGCTCCGGTACGAACTACCGAGCTGAGGCTCGCCGAGGCCGGTCGGCACGGTGGCGGCCGTTGGCGTCCGCGGCGCCGTTGTTTTGGTTGCGGACGCTACGCGGCGCCGCACCGTTCGCCGGGACGCCAGCCACGGGTACGCCGTTCGGGGCCGGCACCGTTCTGCGCTCCGCCGCCGTCCTGGGCCGACACCGTTCCTCGTACCGGGCGCGGACGTGATGCTGCGGCTCGGCGTACCGGGTCAGCAGGAGCACCGAGCCGAGTGCGGCGACGAACCCGATAGCGGCGAGCCACTCCCGGCCCGGCGCGATCCGGTCCCCGAGCAGGAGCAGGCCGACCAGAGCCGGCGGAATCGCCGCCGCGGCGTCCATCGACGCGACGGCCGCGGTGGTGGAGCCCCGCTGCATCGCCAGCCCGAGCAGCAGCTGCCCGACCACGGTGTGCGCCAGCAGGATGTAGAGCAGCGGGTCGGTGACGAAGGCGCCGGCCGAGTGCGCGCTGGCCAGCGGACGCGAGGCGATCGCCACCGCCCCGAACGAGAGACCGGACAGTGCGCCGAGCGCCACCGAGCCGGGTGACCCGTGCAATCGCGCTCCGAGGCGGCCGAGCAGGCCGACGATGGGCACGCTCAGCGCGAGCGCCGCGACCTCCGGGCCGTTGAGCGGTCTGGCCTGACTCACCTCGGCGGAGACGATGAGCGCGGCCAAGCCGAGTACGAGGACGCCGAGGAGCACGACCTCGCTGACCGGATGTCGCCACCGGAGGAACGCGACGCCGAGCAGCACGGTGACCCCGAGGCCACCGGCGACCGCCGTCTGCACCAGGAACAGCGGAAGGTCACGCCGGGCGAGGAACGCGAACAGGAACGCGCCCAGCTGGCAGACCAGCCCGGCTACGTAGATCCGGTGCCCGGCGAGCTTGAGCAACAGACCCGGATCGAGTTTCGCGTGCACGGTGACGCGGGCAGCGGCGACCGACTGCAAGAAGTTCGCCACGCCGTAAGCGACGACCGAAGCGCCCAGGAAAATCCATCCGAAGGACACTCCTGCGAGGATAAGCCCCCACCTCACCAGGCGCGCGCGGAGGCACACGCAACACCCGTTCGGGCCATAGGTGTCGCCTCGTTGCTCGTCATGTGTCCAGAACTCCCTGGTCGAATAGCTAAAGCGGGGTCAGTCCCTGCCGATGACCTTCATTACCCCGTCGTGCAACAAACCATTGGTGGCCACCGCACTTCCGCCCGCGGGCCCCGGCCGGCCGGACAGATCGGTGAACCGGCCACCGGCCTCGGTGACGATCGCCGAGAGCGCCGCCAGGTCCCAGAGCGACACCTCGGGCTCGCACGCGACGTCGACCGCGCCCTCGGCCAGCAGTACGTAGCTGTAGAAGTCGCCGTAGGCCCTGGTGCGCCACACCGATCGGGTCAGGTCGAGGAAGTCGCCCAGCGCTCCCCGCTCTTCCCACCCGGACAGCGACGAGTAGGAGAGTGACGCGTCGGCGAGTTCGCCGACCGCGGACACCCGGATCGGGGCACCCGCCGTCGGACGCCGTCCCGCGTACGCGCCGCAGCCCTTCGCCGCCCACCACCGGCGACCCAGCGCCGGCGCGGTCACCATCCCGGCGACCGGCTCGTCGTTCTCCAGCAGCGCGATCAACGTCGCCCACACCGGAACGCCCCGGACGAAGTTCTTGGTGCCGTCGATCGGGTCGATCACCCAGCGCCGTACACCGTGACCGCTGACCTCACCGAACTCCTCGCCGATGATGCCGTCGCGCGGGCGGGCCCGGTTGAGCGTCGCGCGCAGCGCCTGCTCGACCGCGGTGTCGGCGTCGGTCACCGGAGTCATGTCCGGTTTCGACGACACCCGGAGGTCCTGTGCCTTGAAGCGCGCCGTGGTGATCCGATCGGCGGTGTCGGCCAGGACGTGGGCGAACGCCAGATCGTCGGAGTAGCGGGGCATGGGGTGGAGGCTACCGGTCAGAGCCGAACCAGCTGTTCTGCCGCGTTCGGATCGTCGTACGCGCCGTAGCGCAGCAGCACCGACGCCGGTCGGGCCGGGAACGAGCGCAGCGCGGGCTCCATCGCCGCGAACAACCGGTTCGCGTCCGGGCCGTAGGCGGAGAGAACCAGCTCGTTCTGGCCGCTCTCGTCGCGGCCGAACTGCGGCGGCTCGAACTCACCCGCTCCGGCCGTCTCGATCGCCGACGCCAACTGCTCCTCCAACGCGTACACGTTGTGGAGGTTGGTGGCGGTGCCGCTCGGCCCCGGTGCGAGGCGGAAACGCGCGACGACGACGTGCTCCGAGACGTCCGCCATGGCGAAAGGGTGCTTGCGGGAAAAGAGTCCCAATGTCCGTGTCCCTAGTTTCTAGGTGGCCCCCACTGCTGGCGATTCCAGCGAGAGCGGGCCGACCGCTACGACCCCCCGCGGGCGCACTGTACCGCTGCGGGTAATTCGGTTGCACGGGACACGAACACATCCGGACCGGGTGGCGGGGACCTGATCGGCCGGTCGTCGGATAGCGCTGGGGAAGCGCTGACGACACTGGTTTTGATTCCGGTTAAGGAGGTGGGTGGGGGTGTAGGGACGTGTTCGACAAGCTCCTTACCAGTGTCTTTACGCCACGTTAGAAATTGCCGAAATCGCCGCGGCTGGCGAGGAGGTGGCGGTACGAGGCGAGCCGCTCCGGCCCGGCATGACCGGCCGCTACCCAGGCGTCCAGCGCGCACCCCTCCTCTGCGGACCGGTGCTCGCAGTTGGCCGGGCACTCGTCGGCGCCCTCCGCGAGGTCTTCGAAGCCGGCGAGCAGACTCGCCGGTGAGACGTGCGCCAGCCCGAACGACCGGACGCCGGGGGTGTCGATCACCCAGCCACCGGCCGGCAGCGCCAGCGCGACCGCCGACGTCGAGGTGTGGCGGCCCTTGCCGACCGCGCTCACCCCGCCGGTCGCGCGGGCCGCGTCCGGCACCAGGCGATTGACCAACGTGGACTTGCCCACTCCGGAGTGCCCGATCAAGACGGACATCCGTCCGGTGAGCCGCTCGGCGAGAACGGTCGGCTCGGCGTCCCGACGGGTGGTGACCACCGGCAGATCGAGCGCGGCCCAGTGCTGGCTCAGCTCCTCCGCAGCGCGGGGCGGTGCGAGGTCGCCCTTGGTCAGGCAGAGCAGCGGCTCGACCCCGGCGTCGAACGCCGCCACCAGGCACCGGTCCACGAAACCGGTCCGCGGCGGCGGGTCGACCAGTGCGGTGACGATCACCAGCTGGTCGGCGTTGGCCACGATCACGCGTTCGTACGGATCGTCGTCGTCGGCCGTGCGCCGCAGGACGCTGCGCCGCTCGCCGATCCGGACGATCCGCGCCAGCGCGTCCGGACCGCCGGACACATCGCCCACCAGCGCCACGGTGTCGCCGACCACCACTGATTTACGGCCCAGCTCGCGGGCTCGCATCGCGGTCACGACGGACTCGTCGAGCCAGCACGTGTACCGACCGCGGTCCACTGCGATGACCATGCCGTCCCGGGCGTCGGAGTGGCTCGGTCTCGTCCGAGTGCGCGGCTTCGAACGACGTCCCGGACGGACCCGGACGTCGTCCTCGTCGAGTTCCCGCCGCGGGCTCAGGGCTGACTCACCAACTCGGTCCAGACCGCCGTGAACGTCGGCATGGTCTTCGCGGTCGTGGCGACGTTCTCCACCGCGATGCCGTCGACCGCGAGCCCGAGCAGCGCGCCGGCTTGGGCCATCCGATGGTCGTGGTAGCTGCCGAACACGCCGCCGTGCAGCGGGCGCGGCTCGATCCGAAGCCCGTCGTCGGTCTCGGTGACGTTTCCGCCCAGCTTGTTCAGCTCGGTCACCAGCGCGGCGAGGCGGTCGGTCTCGTGGCCGCGGAGGTGCGCGACGCCCCGCAGCCGGGACGGCGTCTCGGCCAGGGCCGCCAGCGCCGCCAGCACCGGGGTCAACTCGCCGACGTCGTGCAGGTCCGCGTCGAGGCCGATCAGCCGCGGCCCGGCGGCGACGGTCAGCCCCCGGTCGTCCAGAGTGACCACCGCTCCCATCCGAGCGAGCAGGTCGCGCAGCGCGTCGCCGGCCTGCGTCGTGCGGGTCGGCCAGCCGGTGATCGTCACGGAGCCGCCGGTCACCAGGCCGGCGGCGAGGAACGGTGCGGCGTTGGAGAGGTCGGGCTCGACGTCCAGGTCGAGCGGCGCGATCGGCCCCGGCTCCACCCGCCACGTGTTCGGCTCGCTGTCGTCGACGCTGACGCCCGCGTCGCGGAGCATCGTGACGGTCATCTCGATGTGCGGGAGGCTCGGAACCGGCCGCCCACCGTCAGCGCTGTGGTGGACGACCAATCCTTTCTCGTACCGCGCGCCCGAGAGCAGCAGCCCGGAGACGAACTGCGACGACGCCGACGCGTCGATCGTCACGCTTCCGCCGGGCAGTCCACCGCGTCCGGCCACCGTGAACGGCAGCGCCGCCCGGCCGTCGTCCTCGATCTCCGCGCCGAGACCCCGGAGCGCGTCGATCAGGCGTCCCATCGGCCGTTCCCGCGCCCGGCTGTCACCGTCGAGCGTCACCGGGCCGTCGGCGAGCACCGCGGCCGGTGGCAGGAACCGCATCACGGTGCCGGCGAGGCCGCAGTCCACCGTCGCCGGGCCGCGCAGCGTTGCCGGGACGATCCGCCAGGACCCGTTCGCGTCGTCCTCCACCCCGACGCCCAGCGCGCGTAGTGCGTCGGCCATCAGCAGGGTGTCGCGGCTGCGGAGCGGCGCGCGCAGCGTGGACGGTCCGGACGCCAGGGCCGCGAGGAGGAGCGCGCGGTTCGTCACGGACTTCGACCCCGGCATGGTGACCGTGCCGACGACCGGAGCGGCGGCGCGCGGGGCCGGCCACGGCTGAGCTGGGGTCGATGGGGAGAGCGGGGCGTTCTGCATGGATGTCAGTCTGCCGGTTGGGCTGCCGGGATGTGGGAGCGGTCGACCGAGAATGTCGGGGGTCGTCAGTAGCCTTGCGGCCATGTGCGGTCGGTATGCCTCCACCCGAAGCGCGGACGATCTGGTGGCCGAGTTCGACGCGATCGGGCCAGAGTTCGACGAGCCACTGCGGCCTGACTACAACGTGGCCCCGACGACCCAGGTGCCGGTCGTCCGGGTGTCCGCGTCCCGGGGCGGCCGGGTCGTGGATTCGCTGCGCTGGGGTCTGGTGCCGTCGTGGTCCAGTGACCTCTCGGTCGGCGCCCGGATGATCAACGCCCGCGCCGAGTCGGTCGCGACCAAGCCCGCGTTCCGGTCGGCGTTCGCGCGGCGCCGGTGCCTGGTGCCCGCCGACGGTTGGTACGAGTGGTCCGCGCGGCCGGACGGTCCGGGTAAGCAGGCCTGGTACCTCACCAGGGAGGACGGAGGGTCCTGCGTCTTCGCCGGGCTCTGGGAGGTCTGGGGTTCCGGCGACGAGAAGGTCGCGACCTGCTCGATCGTGACCACCGATGCGCTCGCACCGCTGACCGAGGTGCATCACCGGATGCCGTTGTTGCTGCCGCGCGAACGGTGGGCGGAGTGGCTCGGTGAGTCCCCGGTGGACGCCGACGCCCTGCTCGCTCCGCCGTCGCCGGAGTGGCTGGCCGGAATGGAGCTGCGTCCGGTCGGGTCCGCGGTCGGCAACGTCCGGAACAACGGCCCGCAGCTACAGGCGGCGGTCGACCGGTCGACCCCGGTACCGCTCGACACGTTGTTCTGAGACCGGGCGATCCGAAGTTTTCCGCCCGCCCGGCGAAACCCCGTAACGACCCCTTCCCCGCCTCGTTGTCTGTGTCGTAGCGAGTGAACTCCTTTCGACCGGCGCCTGCTGAGGTCGCCCTCGGCGGAGGCCGGAGATCGAAACGAGTTCAACACGGCCCGTGGCACACGGTTTACTGCTGGCGCTTCCGCCGGGGGTGGCGCCCGTGTCACGGGGACACCGGTACAGGCACGCACCCGTGCAGGAAGGAGAGCAGACACGTGACTCGGGCCAGGCTGCCGAGGCCACACGAGGTGCTCGCGGCGAGCCGCGATCCCCGGTTGCTGGCGGCGAGGGCGGCGCGACCGGCCGACCCGACGTGGCGCACGCGCGGACGCTGTCGGACCGTCGACCCGGAGACGTTCTTCCCGCTCCCCACCGAACCGGCGGATCCGGCGCTCAGCTTCTGCCACTCCTGTGACGTCCAGGCAGATTGCCTCGCGGCCGCGCTCAACGCCGGCGACTGCGAAGGGGTCTGGGGTGGCACGACGCCCCGGGAACGACGCGCCATGCTGGTGGCATGGCGGAATCGGACCGGAGTGGCCGGCGCACCGACATCGTTCACGGCCGCGACCAGCGCACGCGCCCGGGCGGAACGGGCGGAGCGCGCGGAACGCGCGGACAGCGCGCGGCACGACCACTGATCCCGGAGGAGCCCGCCGGGGGGCTCCCTCCGGGTGATCGGGGTATCGAGACCCGACGCGGACCGGCCCGGGTGCGGATCGACGCCCCGTCCGGTCGATTCCACTCCCTGCTGGTCCTCGGCCACGGCGCGGGTGGCGACGTGGACGCGCCCGATC encodes the following:
- a CDS encoding GntR family transcriptional regulator, coding for MAAVNGEQPQRPDQPARSEPSPYHDQPQYQVIANDLRARIQRRELPPGAQVPTEKDLAATYGCSRNTVRMALSALANEGLISAGRARAGRTVRRREQFVLTHRVEEELGATRLRGPDSFADQAHRLGRAPTQDIEVSIVAAGPEYATRLEIPADERLVVRRRVRYLDGTPSHLSESYYPLMLVKDTQVLDPTEIVPSVVPLLAALGHRQVRYTDEILSRMPDPAEVRLLEIGVGVPVIEHLRTGWSAERPVRLTRTVLPSDRHQLRYELPS
- the hisN gene encoding histidinol-phosphatase — its product is MPRYSDDLAFAHVLADTADRITTARFKAQDLRVSSKPDMTPVTDADTAVEQALRATLNRARPRDGIIGEEFGEVSGHGVRRWVIDPIDGTKNFVRGVPVWATLIALLENDEPVAGMVTAPALGRRWWAAKGCGAYAGRRPTAGAPIRVSAVGELADASLSYSSLSGWEERGALGDFLDLTRSVWRTRAYGDFYSYVLLAEGAVDVACEPEVSLWDLAALSAIVTEAGGRFTDLSGRPGPAGGSAVATNGLLHDGVMKVIGRD
- the rsgA gene encoding ribosome small subunit-dependent GTPase A, whose product is MDRGRYTCWLDESVVTAMRARELGRKSVVVGDTVALVGDVSGGPDALARIVRIGERRSVLRRTADDDDPYERVIVANADQLVIVTALVDPPPRTGFVDRCLVAAFDAGVEPLLCLTKGDLAPPRAAEELSQHWAALDLPVVTTRRDAEPTVLAERLTGRMSVLIGHSGVGKSTLVNRLVPDAARATGGVSAVGKGRHTSTSAVALALPAGGWVIDTPGVRSFGLAHVSPASLLAGFEDLAEGADECPANCEHRSAEEGCALDAWVAAGHAGPERLASYRHLLASRGDFGNF
- the aroA gene encoding 3-phosphoshikimate 1-carboxyvinyltransferase is translated as MQNAPLSPSTPAQPWPAPRAAAPVVGTVTMPGSKSVTNRALLLAALASGPSTLRAPLRSRDTLLMADALRALGVGVEDDANGSWRIVPATLRGPATVDCGLAGTVMRFLPPAAVLADGPVTLDGDSRARERPMGRLIDALRGLGAEIEDDGRAALPFTVAGRGGLPGGSVTIDASASSQFVSGLLLSGARYEKGLVVHHSADGGRPVPSLPHIEMTVTMLRDAGVSVDDSEPNTWRVEPGPIAPLDLDVEPDLSNAAPFLAAGLVTGGSVTITGWPTRTTQAGDALRDLLARMGAVVTLDDRGLTVAAGPRLIGLDADLHDVGELTPVLAALAALAETPSRLRGVAHLRGHETDRLAALVTELNKLGGNVTETDDGLRIEPRPLHGGVFGSYHDHRMAQAGALLGLAVDGIAVENVATTAKTMPTFTAVWTELVSQP
- a CDS encoding SOS response-associated peptidase, producing the protein MCGRYASTRSADDLVAEFDAIGPEFDEPLRPDYNVAPTTQVPVVRVSASRGGRVVDSLRWGLVPSWSSDLSVGARMINARAESVATKPAFRSAFARRRCLVPADGWYEWSARPDGPGKQAWYLTREDGGSCVFAGLWEVWGSGDEKVATCSIVTTDALAPLTEVHHRMPLLLPRERWAEWLGESPVDADALLAPPSPEWLAGMELRPVGSAVGNVRNNGPQLQAAVDRSTPVPLDTLF
- a CDS encoding WhiB family transcriptional regulator translates to MTRARLPRPHEVLAASRDPRLLAARAARPADPTWRTRGRCRTVDPETFFPLPTEPADPALSFCHSCDVQADCLAAALNAGDCEGVWGGTTPRERRAMLVAWRNRTGVAGAPTSFTAATSARARAERAERAERADSARHDH